A stretch of the Denticeps clupeoides chromosome 6, fDenClu1.1, whole genome shotgun sequence genome encodes the following:
- the polq gene encoding DNA polymerase theta isoform X1, which translates to MDSSSPGSKRTSSIGHHRIVRNSGIVPEVGTRISKQFSHGHERNPSGNEFLGTSVTGCTTATKPVLPMRVKKIYGQVNDEKKVKNNEQPVLPQFPRSTIPQHHKSLLKKDGEIVSKDKSGNGVALAQTSEADGEILFNKSRNTKQQTEHRGAHSISVLTPPAGLEISSFSDSLPSAAQRVTLPAEQSDKLLLSSWGLPAPVLERYHVVGVQRMFEWQADCLTLGRVLEGRNLVYSAPTSAGKTLVSELLILKRVLETKRKALFILPFVSVAREKMFYLQNIFQEAGVRVEGYMGSTSAACGFSALDVAVCTIEKANGLVNRLIEENKLDLLGIVVVDELHMLGDAGRGYLLELLLTKIRYVAQKSATRCVSDTDPSLEVQIVGMSATLPNLDLLARWLDAELYHTDYRPVPLKEWVKIGSCIFDGTMALVRQFKPALHIKGDDDHIVSLCLETVQDGHAVLLFCPSKSWCEKLADNVAREFYNIHHRENQSSMVALNQEGLTDVVAQLKRSTAGLDHILQRTVPYGVAFHHAGLTFDERDILEGGFRQGHIRVLVATSTLSSGVNLPARRVIIRTPVFNGRLLDILAYKQMVGRAGRKGVDTVGESVLVCKESERMKGINLIQGSLNPISSCLLKKEGEGVTTSMLRALLEIIVGGVASTAEEVKMYASCTLLSTSITAEEFDQNNCQKEAGKRHGAIESCLEWLMENEFIYIQKEGYERYCATHLGAATLTSSLSPPEALGIFADLQRAMKGFVLENDLHILYQITPLYADWTTIDWYQFFCLWEQLSSSMKRVAEMVGIQEGFLARSVGGKLIVQTEKQRRQMAIHKRFFMTLVLLDLVNEVPLGVVAKKYSCSRGQLQSLQQSASTYAGMVTVFCNRLGWHNMELLLSQFQSRLSFGVQRELCDLVRISLLNAHRARTLFNSGFLTVSDVARGDVSDVEKVLKKALPFKSIKQAVDESEMEAQERQSLRCIWVSGKTPLTEREAAQMIVAEARLLLQQDLALLGVTWDPKLMPEKRPACANESTCGEHPTDSAVTIEEFIDGIERRVSTSTSPHLIAEQESSTLNKVLRDWKPASSICMDNGQSNSSTSLSQVSKRRKMEVGELSFPPGGSCEGGVSVSTAPFKTNRPEEIMLGHGPAHDTLPCVTSGKMLSDSETSDFFVQNVVPKDTGPVRDVTHTADTCESPDLYMDDPGFGNSFQLDTQTERIIQQQDAPSNERSAVIGEDCLSHDTSANHKYIMSLTDSQMKNILNFTNQLVEESEHVSEAPPPEQGSDHSLNGSSSFLFDSLYDCLEDDEEVPEGVSRGAVQSDGGEDREAVQWGESSFSLTEWGDSLLIGEQYMEKMSCLFKDSPAVKVHQCSQVSDAMVNQAESSSRCNPSEVSLYLSPGMQAILDKWTDHCSVIEDMSGNTDPGEALRSVSAQETDLVLASTSAGKLHLRTGGDMIPPTPEPVTPRLKMSTSAIQSFSVDSRSALDRLGDLSCRAGLTSRDNVCQQSSPEAFTIIDVASDRSLFQTFVKEWRMQKSFSLALACEKRDRSPDQQTGIGEKYKQVKQTRTDGFPVREHKCLVVVGISVCWGGKDAYYVSLQQESSSTVVTSSFDPPPLDKSLPVAERLTQLQLALQREVLTKEGGVIITYDFIQVYKTLMLACSLPLAGIFEDPKVACWLLDPDSKERTLHNMVTSFTPLDLPLLDGISAGQGVQSLGMSGDTSLSGRYRAAVECVLVYRVMVQLRNLLKKDSLLDVFCDVEMPTMYCLALLELNGIGFNAVECETQKQVMQAKLRELETRAYQFAGHTFSLSSPNDVADVLFLGLKLPPNGDLTGQKNRKTLGYMRRGGGNDKGRLSKQFSTSKEVLEKLRPLHTLPGLILDWRRITNTLTKVVFPLQREKCWSTWLGMERIHPVSQTHTATGRVSFTEPNIQNIPKDFEIQMPVVVGECQAKVKTAFDTQRTSTGHADILPPLRKPGEWLDGGKPSFISMRHAFVPFPGGLILAADYSQLELRILAHLSHDQRLLQVLNSGSDVFKSIAAEWKMIEPAAVDDRLRQQAKQICYGIIYGMGAKSLGEQMGVDESDAACYIESFKSRYSGIQSFLRETVKSCCRRGYVQTILGRRRYLPGIKDSNTYIKSHAERQAVNTTVQGSAADIVKLATVNIQRQLSQSFPGVSPSHQHPSAGKQQLHVLSRPCRGAFFILQLHDELIYEVAEEDVVQVCNLAQLRCIPCKYGVYEKLCLSGCTNHEERNGICCEAACEAPCKSENGSELGKPPRPGHLN; encoded by the exons ATGGACTCCTCGAGTCCGGGGTCGAAAAGGACTTCTTCCATCGGACACCATCGAATCGTCAGGAATTCGGG CATTGTGCCTGAAGTAGGTACTCGTATTTCAAAGCAGTTCAGTCATGGCCATGAACGCAATCCATCTGGAAACGAATTTCTTGGCACA TCTGTGACAGGCTGCACCACAGCCACCAAACCTGTGCTTCCAATGAGAGTGAAAAAGATATATGGGCAAGTCAATGatgagaagaaagtgaagaacAATGAACAGCCAGTCCTACCACAATTCCCCAGAAGCACAATTCCACAGCACCACAAGTCACTTCTCAAGAAAGATGGTGAAATCGTCTCCAAAGACAAATCTGGGAATGGGGTGGCACTCGCACAAACATCAGAGGCGGATGGTGAGATCTTATTTAACAAGTCGAGGAACACAAAGCAGCAGACAGAGCACAGAGGAGCTCATTCTATCTCAGTGCTCACCCCTCCTGCAGGACTGGAGATCAGTTCTTTCAGTGATAGCCTGCCTTCTGCAG CACAACGTGTGACGCTTCCTGCTGAACAGTCAGATAAGCTGCTGCTGTCCAGCTGGGGTTTGCCTGCACCCGTGCTGGAGAGGTACCATGTGGTGGGGGTGCAGCGAATGTTTGAGTGGCAGGCAGATTGCCTCACATTAGGCCGAGTTCTGGAGGGGAGAAACTTAGTTTATTCAG CTCCTACCAGTGCTGGGAAAACCTTAGTTTCTGAGCTACTTATTTTAAAGCGAGTActagaaacaaagagaaaggcTTTGTTCATCCTTCCCTTTGTGTCCGTGGCAAGAGAAAAGATGTTTTATCTTCAG AATATTTTTCAGGAGGCCGGTGTCAGAGTGGAGGGCTACATGGGGAGCACTTCTGCAGCTTGTGGATTTAGTGCGTTGGATGTTGCTGTGTGCACCATTGAGAAAGCAAATGGACTTGTCAACAGGCTTATTGAGGAGAATAAACTGGACCTGCTGG GCATTGTTGTTGTAGATGAGTTGCACATGTTGGGAGATGCTGGACGGGGATATTTGCTGGAACTTCTGTTGACCAAAATTCGCTATGTCGCACAGAAATCGGCTACAAG GTGTGTTTCAGATACGGACCCTTCTCTTGAGGTCCAGATAGTGGGTATGAGTGCCACATTGCCAAATCTGGACCTCCTTGCCCGCTGGCTTGACGCTGAGCTGTACCACACAGACTATCGACCAGTACCACTGAAGGAGTGGGTAAAGATTGGCTCTTGTATTTTTGATGGCACAATGGCCCTGGTCAGGCAGTTCAAACCAGCTTTACACATAAAG GGGGATGATGATCACATAGTGAGCCTCTGTCTTGAGACGGTGCAGGATGGACACGCTGTGCTTCTGTTTTGTCCCTCTAAAAGTTGGTGTGAAAAGCTGGCAGACAATGTAGCAAGAGAGTTTTATAACATCCACCACAGAG AGAACCAGTCGAGTATGGTGGCGCTGAACCAGGAGGGACTCACTGATGTGGTGGCACAGCTGAAACGGTCCACCGCAGGACTTGACCATATACTGCAGCGCACTGTTCCTTATGGGGTTGCCTTCCATCATGCAG GCCTAACCTTTGATGAGAGGGACATTTTGGAAGGGGGCTTTAGGCAGGGCCACATCCGAGTGCTGGTGGCAACATCCACATTATCCTCTGGTGTGAACCTACCAGCTCGGCGGGTGATCATCAGAACCCCTGTCTTCAATGGCCGTCTGCTAGATATTTTGGCATACAAACAGATGGTTGGGAGAGCCGGCCGGAAAGGAGTGGACACTgtag GTGAAAGCGTGTTGGTGTGTAAGGAATCTGAGCGTATGAAGGGAATCAATTTGATTCAGGGCTCTCTTAATCCCATCAGCAGCTGCTTGTTGaagaaggagggagagggggTCACAACCAGCATGCTTAGAGCTCTTCTGGAG ATTATTGTTGGGGGAGTTGCCAGTACAGCAGAAGAGGTGAAAATGTATGCCTCCTGCACTCTTCTGTCTACAAGCATTACTGCTGAAGAATTTGACCAGAACAATTGCCAGAAAGAAGCAGGGAAGAGGCATGGCGCTATTGAAAGTTGCCTTGAGTGGTTAATGGAAAATGAGTTCATCTATATTCAAAAGGAGGGATACG AGAGGTACTGTGCCACTCATCTTGGGGCAGCAACCTTGACCTCTTCCCTGTCACCTCCCGAAGCCCTTGGTATATTTGCAGACCTGCAGAGAGCAATGAAGGGATTTGTCTTGGAAAATGACCTCCATATTCTCTACCAG ATAACACCTCTTTATGCAGACTGGACCACAATTGACTGGTACcagtttttctgtttgtggGAGCAGCTGTCTTCCTCAATGAAACGTGTGGCTGAAATGGTTGGTATTCAGGAAGGATTTCTGGCTCGGTCCGTTGGTGGAAAATTAATTGTCCAAACTGAGAAGCAGCGCAGACAGATGGCCATTCATAAACG CTTTTTCATGACATTGGTCCTGTTGGATTTGGTTAATGAGGTACCTCTGGGAGTGGTTGCAAAAAAGTACAGCTGCAGTCGAGGACAGCTGCAGTCTCTTCAGCAGTCGGCTTCTACTTATGCTG gaATGGTTACAGTCTTTTGTAATCGATTGGGGTGGCACAATatggagctgctgctgtctcAGTTCCAAAGTCGACTAAGCTTTGGGGTACAGAGGGAGCTCTGTGACCTTGTACGCATCTCCCTCTTGAATGCACATAGAGCTCGCACCCTCTTCAACTCCGGGTTTCTGACAGTGTCTGATGTGGCCCGTGGTGATGTATCCGATGTGGAGAAGGTCCTGAAAAAAGCTCTTCCTTTTAAAAG TATCAAGCAGGCGGtggatgaaagtgaaatggAAGCCCAGGAGCGTCAAAGTCTACGCTGCATCTGGGTCAGTGGGAAGACCCCTCTGACCGAGAGAGAGGCAGCACAAATGATAGTTGCTGAGGCCAGACTGCTGCTTCAGCAGGACCTGGCCTTGCTAGGGGTGACCTGGGACCCTAAATTGATGCCTGAGAAGCGACCTGCGTGTGCAAATGAATCTACTTGTGGGGAACATCCCACAGACTCTGCTGTAACCATTGAGGAATTCATAGATGGTATTGAGCGGAGAGTGAGCACCAGCACGTCTCCTCATCTGATCGCTGAACAGGAGTCTAGTACATTAAATAAAGTCCTGAGGGACTGGAAACCTGCCTCTTCCATTTGTATGGACAATGGCCAGTCCAATTCTAGCACATCATTGTCTCAGGTATCCAAACGTAGAAAGATGGAAGTTGGTGAACTTTCCTTTCCTCCTGGGGGCTCTTGTGAAGGTGGGGTATCAGTGTCCACTGCACCCTTTAAAACAAACAGACCCGAGGAAATTATGTTAGGTCATGGTCCTGCCCATGACACCCTGCCATGTGTGACTTCAGGTAAAATGCTATCTGATTCTGAAacctcagatttttttgttcaaaatgtTGTCCCAAAAGACACTGGGCCTGTACgtgatgtcacacacactgcagacacatGTGAGTCACCGGATCTCTACATGGATGATCCTGGCTTTGGCAACAGCTTTCAGTTGGACACTCAAACAGAGAGGATCATTCAACAGCAGGACGCTCCATCAAATGAGCGCTCTGCTGTGATTGGAGAAGACTGTTTGTCACATGACACAAGTGCAAATCACAAATACATCATGTCACTTACTGATAGCCAAATGAAGAACATTTTAAACTTCACTAATCAACTTGTAGAAGAAAGTGAACATGTGAGTGAGGCTCCACCTCCTGAGCAGGGCTCTGATCACAGCCTGAATGGAAGCAGCAGCTTCCTGTTTGATAGTCTGTATGACTGTCTAGAGGACGACGAGGAGGTGCCAGAGGGGGTGTCCAGAGGAGCTGTCCAAAGTGATGGGGGTGAGGACCGAGAGGCTGTCCAGTGGGGAGAATCCTCCTTCAGTCTGACTGAGTGGGGAGACTCGCTTCTCATTGGAGAGCAGTATATGGAGAAGATGAGCTGCTTGTTCAAAGACAGTCCTGCTGTAAAGGTTCACCAGTGTTCACAAGTGTCTGATGCTATGGTCAACCAGGCAGAATCCTCCAGTAGATGTAATCCAAGTGAAGTATCCTTGTACTTGAGTCCAGGAATGCAGGCTATTTTGGATAAATGGACAGACCACTGTTCAGTGATTGAGGACATGTCAGGAAATACAGATCCAGGGGAAGCACTCAGGAGCGTTTCTGCACAAGAAACTGATTTGGTTCTAGCAAGTACATCAGCAGGAAAGTTACATCTGAGAACAGGTGGAGACATGATTCCTCCCACTCCTGAGCCTGTCACCCCCAGGCTCAAGATGTCCACTTCAGCCATTCAGTCATTCAGTGTGGACTCCAGATCTGCTTTGGACCGCCTGGGAGATCTGAGCTGCAGAGCTGGGCTCACATCTCGTGATAATGTATGCCAACAAAGCAGTCCTGAAGCTTTCACAATCATTGATGTGGCCAGTGACAGGAGCCTGTTTCAGACCTTTGTGAAGGAATGGAGAATGCAGAAGAGCTTTTCTCTTGCCCTTGCCTGTGAGAAAAGAGACAGAAGCCCTGATCAGCAGACTGGTATTGGAGAAAAATATAAACAAG TGAAGCAGACAAGGACCGATGGCTTCCCTGTGAGAGAACATAAGTGTTTGGTTGTGGTGGGTATATCTGTATGCTGGGGAGGAAAAGATGCCTATTATGTGTCACTCCAGCAGGAGTCGTCTAGCACAG TAGTCACTTCCAGCTTCGATCCTCCTCCTCTGGATAAAAGTTTGCCAGTTGCAGAAAGACTGACGCAGCTTCAACTGGCTTTACAAAGAGAGGTTCTCACAAAGGAAGGTGGAGTCATCATCACTTATGACTTTATTCAGGTGTACAAGACTTTGATGCTGGCCTGTAGTCTTCCCCTTGCAGGGATTTTTGAAGACCCAAAG gttgcATGTTGGCTTCTGGATCCAGACTCCAAAGAGCGTACTCTTCATAACATGGTGACTAGTTTTACTCCTCTTGACCTGCCCCTGCTTGATGGCATCAGTGCAGGACAGGGGGTGCAAAGCCTCGGGATGAGTGGAGACACCAGCCTGTCTGGGCGATACAGAGCTGCGGTCGAGTGTGTTCTTGTGTACAGGGTCATGGTCCAGCTCCGCAACCTGCTGAAGAAGGACAGCCTGCTTG atgttttttgtgatgtgGAGATGCCTACGATGTACTGCCTTGCTCTGTTGGAGCTGAATGGTATCGGCTTCAATGCAGTGGAGTGTGAGACCCAGAAGCAGGTCATGCAGGCAAAGCTCCGGGAACTGGAGACCAGGGCGTACCAGTTtgctggacacaccttctctctgTCCAGCCCTAACGATGTTGCAGAT GTTCTCTTCCTTGGGTTAAAACTCCCACCCAACGGGGACTTAACTGGCCAGAAGAATAGGAAGACGCTTGGGTATATGAGGAGGGGAGGTGGAAATGACAAAGGCAGATTGTCTAAACAATTCAGTACCTCAAAG GAGGTTTTGGAAAAGCTTCGGCCACTGCATACATTACCAGGCCTAATTCTGGACTGGAGAAGGATTACAAACACCCTGACCAAGGTTGTGTTCCCACTACAAAGGGAAAAATGCTGGAGTACCTGGCTGGGAATGGAGAGGATTCATCCGGTGTCACAGACTCACACAGCAACAG GAAGAGTGAGTTTCACTGAACCCAACATTCAGAACATTCCAAAGGATTTTGAAATCCAAATGCCAGTTGTGGTAGGAGAGTGTCAGGCCAAAGTGAAGACCGCCTTTGACACACA GAGAACATCAACTGGTCATGCAGACATCCTGCCTCCCTTAAGAAAGCCTGGGGAGTGGCTGGATGGGGGCAAGCCCTCTTTTATAAGCATGAGGCATGCTTTTGTGCCTTTCCCAG GAGGACTCATATTGGCGGCAGACTATTCTCAGCTGGAGCTGCGCATCCTGGCTCacctgtcacatgaccagcgcCTCCTGCAGGTCCTTAACAGTGGGTCGGACGTGTTTAAGAGCATCGCTGCAGAGTGGAAGATGATCGAACCTGCAGCTGTAGATGATCGGCTGAGGCAACAGGCCAAACAG ATTTGTTATGGAATTATATATGGCATGGGTGCAAAGTCGCTTGGAGAACAAATGGGTGTTGATGAGAGTGATGCTGCTTGTTACATTGAATCCTTCAAATCCAGATATTCCG GAATACAGTCATTCTTAAGAGAAACTGTGAAGAGCTGCTGCAGAAGGGGCTATGTGCAAACCATTCTTGGTCGAAGGAGGTACCTCCCTGGAATTAAGGACTCCAACACTTATATAAAGTCCCAT GCTGAGCGACAGGCTGTCAACACAACAGTTCAGGGGTCTGCTGCTGACATTGTAAAGCTCGCCACAGTCAACATCCAGCGCCAGCTGAGCCAATCTTTCCCTGGTGTGTCGCCATCACACCAACACCCCAGTGCAG GGAAGCAGCAATTACATGTGTTGAGTAGGCCCTGCAGAGGTGCCTTTTTTATCCTGCAGCTTCATGATGAACTGATATACGAGGTCGCTGAAGAAGACGTGGTCCAGGTATGTAATCTCGCTCAGTTGAGATGTATACCCTGCAAATATGGTGTGTATGAAAAACTGTGTTTGTCAGGTTGCACAAATCATGAAGAAAGAAATGGAATCTGCTGTGAAGCTGCATGTGAAGCTCCGTGTAAAAGTGAAAATGGGTCCGAGCTGGGGAAACCTCCAAGACCTGGACATTTAAACTAA